In uncultured Cohaesibacter sp., a genomic segment contains:
- a CDS encoding peroxiredoxin: protein MPKYVKKDNTPGCTIEAVDFSALSAEFSKLGALIIGVSPDSVQKHDNFIAKHELSIRLASDPDTTVCEAYGVWVEKKMYGKTYMGVERSTFLIDSTGKIANSWRKVKVKNHAAEVLEAVKSLGA, encoded by the coding sequence ATTCCTAAATACGTCAAAAAGGACAACACCCCCGGCTGCACCATAGAAGCTGTAGACTTCAGCGCCCTGTCCGCCGAATTCTCAAAGCTCGGTGCCCTGATCATCGGGGTCTCGCCAGACAGCGTGCAGAAGCATGACAATTTCATCGCAAAGCACGAACTCTCCATCCGACTGGCCTCCGATCCGGACACGACCGTCTGCGAAGCCTATGGCGTGTGGGTTGAAAAAAAGATGTATGGCAAGACCTATATGGGCGTGGAACGCAGCACCTTTCTGATCGACAGCACCGGCAAGATCGCCAATAGCTGGCGAAAGGTGAAGGTCAAGAATCATGCGGCCGAAGTTCTCGAAGCCGTCAAAAGCCTGGGCGCCTGA